A region of the Dreissena polymorpha isolate Duluth1 chromosome 6, UMN_Dpol_1.0, whole genome shotgun sequence genome:
ATGGAACAGAAGGACATAAGGAAcctttttgtagtttttttttcggaaaatGTACAAAGCAGCGAATACATATTTCCTATTTTGGTGCATCATACACaccattaaatacattttaaatttctgATAGTTGTTATTCTACGCCGTTTTTCGTACCTTTTAGGGAACTGTAGTTCCTTTTAATATCGTCAAAAACAGAGAGAAATTAGCCCAAACGAGTAGAAAGTCTGTGGACGCCATTTAAATATCACGGATGGTACGTATTGTTCGACTTTCTAGTTTACCCGCAACTGTTAACTTAAATACCTGATGGGATTTATACATTGGCAACACACGAATAATTGAAGATTAAATCTACTAAAATCCAGACCGAAATGACTTCCAGAAAGCATTAAATTGTGTCTACGCTCAAacaatgtaatgtttgtaatgtaaCCTATGTTTAACCTTTCGTGGATTAGTTTTCGTTAAACACGGtagaaaatttgtttttgtatatcaTGATAATTATTTGAATGCTATTTAAACAGAAATGTTctgcataatattataaagcaAGTTAATTTAATCTTCATTTAGAATTCAATTGAATTGATATTGATGTTGTCGCGGTTTTGGCGCGCAATACCGAAAAATTGTATACAAGATCCGGGAAGCAAAAAATAAGTATCAGGAACATAAGTCAAGCGAAAACTGGTTACAGTCCAAACAACTTAGGAATCTTAAAACCAGGACAAAACGAGAGTCAATATCAGTCTATTTCAAAGAAAGATGTGATGGGGGACCCAAATCCAAAGACTTCTGGCCCACTTTAAAACCCTTCTTATCCCAAAAGTCAACACAGAAATCAGACAGTCAAATTattcttaaaaacaataaaaataatacactGATTTCTGATCAACACCAGGTAGCAGaaaaattaaacacattaaacaCATTAACATTGCTAAAAATATAGGTATAGAAAACAAAGTCCCAGTAAATGAAGAACACCCTagcattaatacaataaacaGTAAAACTAAGGTCAAGACTTTGGAATTTAATAAGGTTACGGAAAAGTGTATTAGTGAATGTATAAAAAATCTAAACCCCAAAAAGGCCACTGGTGTTGACTCAATCCCTCCTAAAATTATCATAGCAGGTCAAAATAGCCTCAAAACCCCATTTACAAATATAGCAAACGCCATTATAAATAAAGGTCAATTTCCCGCTAAACTTGAGCAAGCGCAGGTTACACCAATATACAAAAAAGAAGATCCTTTCAGTAAAACAAACTATAGACCAGTTAGCATCCTGCCCACAATGTCAAAGATATATGAAAAAATCATTAGCAACCAACTcacagaacattttaataataaagttTTCCATGCTTATCTATCAGCATTCAGATCATCTTATGGATGTCAAACAACTTTATTAAAACTAGTAGAAGATTGGAATCAAGCCCtagatgaaaacaattatgtagGAGCTGTTTTAATGGACCTGTCTAAAGCGTTCGATTGCTTACCTTACAATCTAATTGATCTTAAACTCAAGGCCTATGGATTAACCGAGCATGCATGTAAATTAATGTTAAACTATCTATCAAACAGGtctcaaagggttaaaataaacaattgtacTAGTAAATGGCAAGAAATCATTAAGGGAGTGCCTCAAGGCTCTATACTCGGTCCGTTGATCTTTAATatctttatcaatgatattttttattttatagataagTCAACCCTGTATAACTATGCAGACGACATTCCTTCCTTTCCTTCATTTACAAAAACTTTAATACCTTTAAGGAAACTATTGAATCAGAAAGTAAATCCCTGATACACTGGTTCAATATTAACCAAATGCAGGCAAACCCCGATAAATTCCAGGCAATATGTGTAGGTAATAAGACTTATAGAGAAGTTAAATCATTTACTATAGgtcaaaatgaaattaaatgtgaACAAAAAGTAAAACTCTTAGGAGTGGAACTTGGTTACCAATTACATTTTGATCCACAGGTTACAAATGTATGCAAAAAGGCAGCCAAACAATTAAATGTTCTCCAAAGAAGCAACTTCCTGAGTGTAAGCACTAGGTTAATAATCTTTAAATCTTTTATCcggtcaaattttaatttttgtcccCTTATATGGCATTTTTGTAGTAAATCCAACACAGAGAAACTAGAAAAGCTACAGTTCAGAGCCCTTAGAATTGTATTTAATGACTATGAATCTAGTTATGATACACTTCTAAAAAAAGTTAACAGTACTACTCTTCACTTAAACAGGTTACGCCTCATTGCgtcagaaacatttaaatgtatacacaatcTTTCCCCAGAATATCTTCAATCCTTGGTTCAAGTTAAATCCTCTACCTATAATTTAAGATATTCAAACATCCTTGAGACACCACAAGTAAGAACAACAAGGTATGGCAAAAATTCCTTTCGTTTTGAGGCTGTACAGGTGTGGAACAGCCTCCCAGAGGATATTCGCACAGTCGACAAATATAAAGACTTTGTACGGCTGATCCGCACCTGGACAGGTTCAAAATGTAAATGCGCCATGTGTGAGTAACCCGCTTCTCACATTTTTTGCTTCCGTGCTTGTTTttgctgtcctgcttatattatttatttatctgtcagTTAACCCCTTGTTTATTATCCTTGTATATAGTGTATATGAGTTTcttgtgtttaaacaaaaataaaaaataaacatgtatatgtgtgtatatatatgtgctatgtagttgtttttcatgtgattaaatatgttgttttgtttttgtttttttatactcccttcttgtgtgtttttaaaatgtaataaacatgtatatatgtgtatatatgtgctatttatttgttgtacTATGTAGTTATTGTGCATGTGCTTGTATATGCTTTTGAACATGAATTGTGTGCTATActtgttttaatatcttaaattttattatGGATATGCAATGCTTTGTTTGTAAAACTTAAAAGTGTACAACATATGTTTAAACATATGAACAATGTAAAAACAGCTCCAATATAGTTTTTTAGGTATATTTCCCTTTGTCGTATCTGTGTGTAACTTACAAAATATAATGCTGTTAATGaacattttttacttaattattgtgttttataTGCTCTAAATATGCCCTTGtagtataaatgcttatataatatgcttaatctttctttctttcagctcaatatacaattgttatatatacatatatatatatatatatatatatatatatatatatatatatatatatatatatatatatatatatatatatatatatatatacacaattgTTTAGTCGGGAAATAGCTCATGagctaatgtttattgttattcacatccgacgttaaataaagattcttgtatcttgtatcttgtatctaaCGTAACGCCGTCGTAACGCCGCGCCACTTTAAGTAACGTTGTTTTAACGTCATATCCTATTAGTTTGTTCTTGTTAGTTTAAATACAGGAACGAACCTGAACACAACGTCTTATTACTTACAAAGCCTTTACATTTTGGTGCCGTGCCGATTACACTAGAAGAACGATGAATTTACAGAAGTTACGATCAATTAGAGGAGGTACTAAACGCACAATCGCTATTTTGCTGGAGAAAATCGAAGAAAAGAAAGAGAATGGAACGCTGATAGAAATCAACTCACTTCTGAAAATTTTGGAGACAAAAGTGGAAATGCTAGAGACACTTAACGAAAAAATCTTATCAAACACTGAAACTGACGGAATCGAAGATAAAATTGTGGCAACAGAAATTTACATGATGGATTTACGcatgaaataaaacacacttatCGCCGAGCGTTATCAACGGGATACGAGCATAGGGAGTCAGCAGCCGACATTTCATCCCATGGATACGCAGCGTGGGCGAGGGGATACGGGTTTAGAAGGTCAACAAACGACATTTCATCCCTTAGCACATCGTGATCAAGCGGATACGAGGTTGGactttcagcagacgacatttcatcCCGACGATACACCACTTACACTGGATAACAGAAATTACTATGCGTTACATAATCCAGTCAATACCATTCATCTTACAGCCGTGAAGCACGAGAGGGCGCCTTGCAGCTTCCAGTTCCGGCGGGAAGGATACGACGGCTACCGGGCGGCACACGATAGACGGTCCCCGTTTGCGTACGGAGAGTACCTCGACCGGACAAGATCGGAGTACTGGCAATCAAACCAACACAACTCTCACGCAAACATCGCAACTTAATTCCCTTTCGTAAGCGGCCTTTCGAACAGGGTCGGCGTACCGCAAAATACCCACAGCCATTTTCCGGCCGTTGACCCACAGGATGTCGCCGCCTGGTACTGGCTACGAACCACCCACTATATTTCACTTCAATGGCGTATATCCGACGCTCCATCACCATCCCGCCGCCGCCCACCTGCAGCCACATCCTACACATTCAGTTTACCGGAACACCTTCTCACACAAAGGCCGCTACGCAAATGTTAACCTTGCGACTCCCTTGTGGCCTAATTATGGCGGACGCTCAGAACGCCCGGATCCGCCTTATCCTAGCAGCGCCGACGGCGACCACGAGCGACCGCGGAGCTCCGGCGATCCGGCGGGAACCGCTTTCAGCGACCAGACAAGCGTCTCCTCGGTAGAGATTAAGAGCGAGCGGACGGACGGCGGATTGGAAACTGAGACGATCTCAGTTTCCCGATATCCGTCACCGCAGAGTTTTCAGGGAGCAAGCCCCCAGTCACGTGACACGAGCATGCCCGATTTCAACCCACCGTCCGACTCCAAGCACTCGTCCGGCTCTAGAGCGAAGATCATAAATCAATCGTGGTGTTCGAAAAGTCCCGTGGCGATAGTCTGACGGTCAGCTCTTCGGTCACCGCTTCTCACCAAGATTCCTGCTGGTCTCCGCTTTTGCAGCGTACGCCGTACCATCACCATAGCGCAGGAGAGGCGCCCGTCGGCTTCGGCTTCCGGTACACCAAGTGCGCGGATGTCAACATGAGCATGTACCCGCATGCACAGAGAGAGCCGGTGGAGCAGACGTACGAGGCGGCCGCAAAATTGCTCTTCATGTCCGTGAAATGGGCGCGCAAATTCCCCTCctttcggctagattgaactttactggtacgcagttgtttaccactatcgacaaagcgggggtttgggggcggtagcccccgatacaaaggaaatatataggataacaAGATGAGTTTGTAAAACCCAAgttccccctatatgacgtttgaccttgaaggatgaccttgaccttgacccttcaccactcaaaatgtgcagctccatatgatgcacatgcatttcaaatataaaattgctagcttcaatattgcagaaatgACATTACATggaaattttgacccatatatttgaccttgaaggatgaccttgaccttgacctttcaccactcaaaatgtgcagctccacgagatacacatgcatgccaaatatcaagttgctatcttcaatatttcaaaagaattcataaaataagcgatttgggccacatatatttgacctctgaccttgaaggatgaccttgaccttgacctttcaccactcaaaatttgcagctccttgagatacacatgcatgccaaatatcaagttgctatcttcaaaattgcaaaagtattcataaaatgagcgatttgtgccacatatatttgacctctgaccttgaaggatgaccttgacctttcaccactcaaactgtgcagctccatgagataaacatgcatgccaaatatcaagttgctatattcaatatagcaaaagttattgcaaaatgttaaaagttggcgcaaaccaaccaacagaccaaccaaccaacagacagggcaaaaacaatttgtcccccactactatggtgggggacataaaaaggattataaggtgttgcgttagttgttatgtgttaggtgttaagggttagggttagggtacgctgtttgatgttaagtgttgcgtaccggtaaagatCAATCGTCCCCCTCCTTTCTGTCGCTGCCCTTCCGGGACCAGGCCAATCGTAAAACTCTATTCGTTAGACGTGCTAAGTGGAAGCGAAACCGAGAGATACTAGTGATTAACATTGTGATTAAACATGCGAGAAACAGCGCTATAAACAGTTGATAAACAATGAGCTTAACATGAGATGGGTACATATGTGATGCAAAGTGAACTTTCAAAGACAGTGCAATCTATTCTTGGGTTAAGGTGATTAATCGATACTTTGACAGTAATTGAGATGATCATTTTGACTAATAATTTATTCTTCGTGTATTTTTGTTGGATTAACATTTTGATCATATTTTTGTTGGATTTACATTTTAATCAGACTCATTGATACATGGTGTTTAATCATTTTGAGGCCCCCAGAATGTCGCTGTTTTGGCGCGTTAACGTAACGCCGCGCCACTTTATGTAACGTTGTTTTAACGTCATATCCTATTAGTTTGTTATTGTCAGTTTAAATAAAGGAACGCACCTGAACACAACGCCTTATTACTTACAAAGTCTTTACATATGTATTATCTTTGGGCTACAGTTATCTGTTTTAGGCACCGGCCTCAAGCTACTATGGCAGCCATTACACACAATAACGAGGTTAATAAGAAATAAACTAAGTATAATTTATTGTAttgatattatattttcaatatgtaGTTGCATTCCCATTTACAACCGGCATTCATGTTTCCTCTCAAGGTTTATGTAACCTATAGTGTGTTGTTGTTGGGCCTAAAGTCACATGCATTTATGGAAGTATTTGCCTTTAATCAATAATTTGGTGTAGGCGTCTTCAAAATACAGGATATAGATGAAGAAATGGTTCATATAGTGAACAATGAAACTCTAGATAGTAAATCAGGAAAGATATTCAAAATTTCTTGACACATATGTGTACTTGCAAGTCAAATGTCGCAAATAGGCTTTACTTTTTCTAAGCTTGTTAGATAtgatgttatatataattattatagtgTGCGCAACCAAatgaaacttaaatattttacgaAAAAAATTGAGTTTATTTATACAAACCTACAAGCTTTTTCAAACCATAcgatttaaatttcaaatacaaattCACCTGTATCAACACTTCAAAATTCACCCTGTCCAACCGTCCCAGTGGTGTCTGAGAACGACATGTTCCCTCAGGACCTAGGCCGGTTAAAATTTCCCGAATAACTGGAGAAAAGAATTATAACACATATATCGCTAACAAAATAAAGAAGCATATTGGTCAACGTTAATATGTGTTATATTGCCTGTGAACTCGTCATGTAACTAAATAATTAAATGCGAAggaaaattttcaaaattaacACATTTGACAAAAATGCAACGGGCCAATAACAAAAGACGTAAAGAAGGTGTATATTTAAATGATATGAACAATCAAACACCTTACACATGATCAGATGGAAAGTTCTTCCCCGTTATACGTAAGTGGTGCTTTTTCTATATAAATCAGGACTATAACACACACGATTTACTGAAGTCTTACCAACACCGAAAGCATAATAATCCAGTAAAGGGCTCGTTTTGTGAACACCTGGTGGGCGGTATAATTCGGTTCCTGCTAAAGGCGCTGTTGTGAAATCGCTTCCTGTCATTGATTCCCTTGACAAGCCAAAATCTATCAACCTAGCGTTGAATTTTTTGTCAAGCACGTTGTTCTTTGACTTGATGTCCAGATGTAGAATGGTTCCCCTGTTTGAAAgataaagaaaatgaaaacaaatacttAAACTTTGGACGCAGGGTCAGTAATATGAGACCTATACTGGCCATGATATCATCTGATAAAACTAGCATCCCCGTTAGCAGGATAAAGGAAAACAATGTTAGTGCGTGTCTCTATGGATATTCTTTCCTAATATGCATCCGAGCAGCTTGCATACAACGCATTCATACACTATTAAAAATCGGAAAAGTCGGTATACTTAATTAATCCTTTCAGAACACTTTTTGAATGCCTTTGGGAGAGTCGATACACTGTAGTGACTTATGCAAACACTGTTTTTATATAATTCCGACAAAAACAGTAATCGAAAACAAAAAGTGTGAACCAGAGGCGCTGTCGGCTTAAGAGATCGAATTTGGTTCAGAGATTATTGTGCttcaagtgtttttttaattcacgTTTTTAATTTGAGgtcaatataaatatgaaaatggaAGACATACCGAAACGAATTACTTGTATGCATGTAGTCTATTCCACATGCTATCTGGTAGCTCACTTTCAGCCTTGTTTTCCAGTCAAGTAGAACGTTGTCCCCGTTGTCGGATCGAAGTGCATCGAACAGATCACCATTTTCAAAATACGGTGAAATTAAGTAACATATACTGTAatgtaaatgatatatttatagaaaataatactaaataacgACAGTTACTGTTTAAATAAGTGGTTGTTATGATGTTCCAAAGGGGAGGTGTGAATTAATTTGAATTTAACATTAACGCACTTACACACAAGCACGCACGCGTGcacacacacccgcacacacacacacgcgcgcacacacatacacatacatagaTGTGTACTTAAGTGTGAGCATGCGTACCTAAGTGCGTTGGTACGTGTtcattagtgtgtgtgtgtgtgtgtgggtgcaGTCATGCACGATTAAGGCCTCACAAGAGGTGAAGTAATTAAATGTAACATTGAAACATTATATCAATACTtacttgttttatatattgttcctcatatttatttgtccgcctTTATTTATATGACCGGGTTCTGTATGTTaggtatgttttaaataaataaacactataAAGTTGTCACCATTGGTTATAAAATGTGCGTGCTTACTATTATTTCGGATGACAAAACTGATTGGATTACACAAAGCTAATTTGGGAGAGAACAACTTTCAACAGTAGTTGACACTGACGATTTTTTTCTACATGGATATAGTGAAAGTGCATGAACGTGTGCGGTtcaaaatatattgatacaaCCACTAATAATATCAAGTCAATATGTCGCATGCAATATCAGTGCGCTCGCTGAAAGGTCTAGGTGATAATTATCAATTGCAGTATATGATGCAGCGCTGTGTAAATCAAGTATGACGTTCGTTTACAAGTCAATGTTAGAATTTAGTATGAGAAAAAATATTCACAACAGTTAGTTACCTTTTATAAACTTTCTTTCGAAATGTTCactgtttatatttattgtttacatcaATATGTGTCACTCAACATCTATTTCTGTTAGAAGTATGTTTTGCGGAGACATTCGTTTTCTATGGACATATTATTAgtattcaaaataatgttatccTTCGAACGGAAAAACCAATAATATCATTCGAGTTTAAATGTGTGTTCTTCCGGAGCTTGGCAAACATGTGAAAAAAATGTGAAGTACCATAAAAAACAGATTACCTGTAAGTTGTTATGTTCATTGCATCTCATTTAACTTTTGAAACTGTTCCAACTTTTctcataaacaatacaaatacttaTTACTAAGCATTTTGTTATATGAAGTGTCCTATTGCAGATATCGATGTTAAACTACAAGTCAggaacatatttatcattttgtttcGCTCAAGTAATATTAATCTAAATTTGATGTACATAACACTATTGAAAGTCATCAACGGTCTGTTATACATTAGATAGTTTGGATTTTTCtatgtgtatttgtaaatatgttgcgGGACAGGTCGATTGTGTTCTCAGTAGTACGTACGAAATCGTTGTGTTTGCCATCATTCTTAACGATTTTTGGACACACGAATGTGTCGATGATTTTAATTTATCAATGACATGGTCGCCTAAATGTAGGGCAAAAAGCATGTTTGTTTACAAAGCTGTGTCAATACTATCGTTTATTTGATAACATACGTTTTTAATGCAATCTATTATTACTGATAACAATTTAAATTGGGTTAAACTAGAGAAATGTTGCAAAACATTCGGAAAGTTTTATACCGATTAAGTGTGGCCATAAACACAGTCTACTAATGGTATAGATGAGTTTCataacaagaggaccatgatagCCCAGAATTGCTTACACGAATTCTTATTCTGATACAAGAGTGATCTTTGCTATGAGACGATTTTTATGTTGTACAATAACGAAAACAACTTACGAACAAGCCGTGGCAAATTTTGAACACAAAGTCAgggttttaataatttaaatcgaAGATCACTCTATGATTTTACATACCGTATTCGAAACCGCTTGATTGTATGGTTATATATGAGAACATATAAGTATGGAAGAGAggcatattttatactttatataagcaatcttcgtagtttcacaaaaaaaacacgacagcaacagaactctccaaattattcaatcgtttcgcgttgcaacgctttataattttcagttttttttttacatcgtcaaaagatgcatttaacgGTTATATGAGaccatggtaaattttcagtattactacttttttacaaatatcataacttaaaagaaaatttgcaaatctgaaacaacttttttcaattatgtcaatttaccaaaacgtgaaaagatccatttaagGGAAATATGTAACTATCAGAGCAGAGCCAGTATTACCCACGGACAAGATTTGAACAAACAGGATAGAGGACCGCTATACCGCTATACAATAGAAAATGTCATATACCAGACCATTATCattatattcatcatcatcatcattattgttatCACAAGAAGgtgttgttttattagtagtagttACACTAAGTGTAATGGTAGAAGtatttaagtagtagtagtagtagtagtagtagtagtagtagtagtagtagtagtagtagtagtagtagtagtagtagtagtagtagtagtagtagtagtagtagtagtagtagaagtagtagtagtagtagaagtagtagtagaaatagaaatagaagtagaagtagaacttgtagtagtataagtagaagtagtgtaCTCATTTTCACCTGTAACGAAGATAAACGGTTCAATAATAATACTACAAAATTCATATGATGCTGTTTTATATAATCATCTACTTAATTGAAATGAAATAATTCATCTGTGATGCTTTAACACGCATGAACGCGTGCGCGTCATTTCTAagtgtaaatgaaaataattacatatttcttatGTTCATtggaaaataattttacaaaaaattataAAAGATCAATCTCTTTTCAGAAAaccaaaatatgttttgaatacaTTTCACAAATGAGTGAATTTGCGAATAGACGAGAAAAAGCGTGCATTTACACATGTATTACATCTCACAATCTATGCTTACTCTGAATCAAAATAACCCGActtaaaactgtttaaacatattcatgacaattgtatcatttatgtaaataaatatagtgTACGAGAACCTGAACGGAAGAGTATTTGGGAATGGAAGAACATTCCATGACATTCATCAGATATTACGGTTCTCGAcgagataaataaataaaaatgtcttcaAAGCAACGAGTTAACCTGCATTATACCTTGCACCTAGGAGTTGATAATTGTTAAGTTGAAGTTCAAATAATAAAGTActtaaagaatataaaaaaataaacttttacGTCGTGTATTTTTGTTTTAGCGTAGTAATTCGTGTTCGAAATGTTGACGAAATCGCATAAAGATCAAAATATTCAGAGATGTATATTTGTGAAGAatctaaatttaacaaaaattagtTAATAAATAAGAAAGGCATCATTAAAAATCGTAAATGTTGCGTTATTCGATGGAGTGTCGTTCTCATCTATCAACAAAGCTTTTCCGTTTCGTTCGTTTCCGTTTGCATAATCTTACCCTATCGACAGATCATCGTGGTATGCCAACAGTGGAACGATAGCAAAGTGTCTCAAGCGTGATGCCAGCTTCTCCTAAAACAGCGCTGATGTAAGTACATTTGTTTAAATCGAACGAACGAGTACTAAGTAGCTAAAGTATATTTAGAGATGCGTATATGCATGGTGATTGGACAAATTACCACATATAACACATAATACACATACTCACATTTTTAACGGACCCAAAAAGTTGCGATTGAGATTTTGaattctcattatctcctccaatTTCCTTTAGGACAAGTTTGTGTTTAAATCCAGGAATAGGAATGCGAGCTTAAACAAAAAAGTAAGGACTTGCAAAATGTACGAATGGAACATTAAACTAGATTATAAAGTAACAGATAACAAAAACTAAACAAGATATTACACattataaagatatatatatatatatatatatatatatatatatatatatatatatatatatatatatatatatatatatatatatatatatacttacaaatatatattttaccgaAACCACCACCCTTGTTCGTTAGGTCGGAACAATTTTTTATCTTCATGAGAAAAGATTTGCTAAGTTTAACTATTCTGCCATCTTGTAAATGTGATGCAATCTCTTCGACTTTGCTCTCATCTTCCATTTCTCTGATTTCTGCAATTATATATAATATCGATAATAATTATTACTACAAATATTTTGGATATGTCTACTTTTCGTAAATGGACTCCTTTACATTAAGCATAAAATCGATTCAGTTTTCGAACATGTTAAATTAGAACTAATGACATTATAAAATGACTTCAAGTCAACTTTAATTTGATATGTTATGCGAATTAAGATAAGCACACTCAGACTATAACGTTACTTATAAAGTTTATGTGTGTATATGCTATTACTAGAATCGATATATACTGGATTGAAACAACACTTTCTAGACAATTTATGGTATTTACCTTTGCAAAATACGTCTTGGAAAAGCCAAAAGCCAAGATAAACAACAGGTACGGCATATTaccttttgtttttaacaaaaaaaagttgCTAGTTCATAAGTATTTACTATGACATCCATTTAAactgtttaattatttgaaatttaaaactaaaaaagaCCAAGGGCCATAACAGAGCCAAAATATGTCGCAGCTAAAATAACTTCTTAATAATCATATACACCTGAAAGTCGGTCAGCTACGAAAGTTTGAGCACTCTCCGCTAGGCAATCAGGGGAATGAACACAC
Encoded here:
- the LOC127836687 gene encoding uncharacterized protein LOC127836687, whose translation is MHSSKEEIREMEDESKVEEIASHLQDGRIVKLSKSFLMKIKNCSDLTNKGGGFGKIYISRIPIPGFKHKLVLKEIGGDNENSKSQSQLFGSVKNEKLASRLRHFAIVPLLAYHDDLSIG